The following proteins are encoded in a genomic region of Cricetulus griseus strain 17A/GY chromosome 7, alternate assembly CriGri-PICRH-1.0, whole genome shotgun sequence:
- the Zcchc10 gene encoding zinc finger CCHC domain-containing protein 10 isoform X2, producing the protein MATPMHRLIARRQAEANKQHVRCQKCLEFGHWTYECKGKRKYLHRPSRTAELKKALKEKENRLLQQSMGETNIERKAKKKRSKSVTSSSTSSSDSSASESSSESETSASSSSEDSDSDDSLSSSSSSVYSSSSSSSSSDSDSDSSTSSSSSCSTESSSDDEPPKKKKKK; encoded by the exons ATGGCGACTCCCATGCATCGGCTGATAGCTCGGAGACAAGC TGAAGCCAATAAGCAACATGTAAGATGTCAGAAATGCTTGGAATTTGGACATTGGACTTATGagtgcaaaggaaaaagaaagtaccTCCACAGGCCTTCAAGAACAGCAGAGCTGAAgaaagctttaaaagaaaaagaaaatagattgttGCAGCAAAG CATGGGAGAGACTAATATAGAGAGAAAAGCCAAGAAGAAGAG GTCTAAAAGTGTCACGAGTTCCAGTACCTCTAGCAGTGACAGTTCGGCCAGTGAGTCTTCATCAGAGAGCGAGACATCTGCCTCATCCTCCTCCGAAGACAGTGACTCGGATGACAGCCTCTCTAGCTCCTCCTCATCAGtttactcctcctcctcttcttcctcctcctcggACTCAGACTCGGACTCTAGCACCTCCAGTAGCAGCAGTTGCAGTACAGAGAGTAGCTCAGATGATGAGCcgccaaagaagaagaaaaagaaatag
- the Zcchc10 gene encoding zinc finger CCHC domain-containing protein 10 isoform X3, translating into MATPMHRLIARRQAEANKQHVRCQKCLEFGHWTYECKGKRKYLHRPSRTAELKKALKEKENRLLQQRSKSVTSSSTSSSDSSASESSSESETSASSSSEDSDSDDSLSSSSSSVYSSSSSSSSSDSDSDSSTSSSSSCSTESSSDDEPPKKKKKK; encoded by the exons ATGGCGACTCCCATGCATCGGCTGATAGCTCGGAGACAAGC TGAAGCCAATAAGCAACATGTAAGATGTCAGAAATGCTTGGAATTTGGACATTGGACTTATGagtgcaaaggaaaaagaaagtaccTCCACAGGCCTTCAAGAACAGCAGAGCTGAAgaaagctttaaaagaaaaagaaaatagattgttGCAGCAAAG GTCTAAAAGTGTCACGAGTTCCAGTACCTCTAGCAGTGACAGTTCGGCCAGTGAGTCTTCATCAGAGAGCGAGACATCTGCCTCATCCTCCTCCGAAGACAGTGACTCGGATGACAGCCTCTCTAGCTCCTCCTCATCAGtttactcctcctcctcttcttcctcctcctcggACTCAGACTCGGACTCTAGCACCTCCAGTAGCAGCAGTTGCAGTACAGAGAGTAGCTCAGATGATGAGCcgccaaagaagaagaaaaagaaatag